One stretch of Urocitellus parryii isolate mUroPar1 chromosome 12, mUroPar1.hap1, whole genome shotgun sequence DNA includes these proteins:
- the LOC144249666 gene encoding LOW QUALITY PROTEIN: ubiquitin-associated protein 2-like (The sequence of the model RefSeq protein was modified relative to this genomic sequence to represent the inferred CDS: inserted 1 base in 1 codon): MTAAEVLGKKHRFQQHRRHNHRNKWXQATAEQMRLAQVIFDKNDSDFEAKVKQLMEVTGKNPDECIVALHDCNGDVNKAINILLEGNSDTTSWETVGGKKKNFGKEISENKENREKKIERDASRGRVNNIRKGRGGNRGREYFRGEENGIDSNQGDKPSDRGKRARNKGYGRGRGRGIGRFSAQSMGTFNPADYSDSTSTDGCGTKLVVWEATQNGAEEGPDAWKNSVEEWPTEDWNEDLSETKVFTASSVPAENHVTPTQSIDLVSLLQKPVPPSQASDVNSFETSQQQGFGQALVFTNSQHNNQMAPGTGSSTAANSYSPQSLSSVLGSGFGELAPSKMPNITNSQILDHLKAPSLGQFATTLNSQQNNTSPPKTTTSWDLKPSASKASVLSHFDFKSQPEPSPVLSQMNQRQQHQTQAVSISTPGLESFSSQSKHRESAPGDSISAMNKLLQLPNMAVENIAVSAHQPQPKHIKLPKRRMPPASKNPATAVEMPGSADVTGLNVQFGALEFGSEPSLCEFGSAPSSENSNQIPISLYSKSLSDPLNTSLPMTSAVQNSTYTTSVITSSSLTSSSLSSTSPVTTSSSYDQSSVHNRIVYQSSVSPSESAPGTDTNGHGGGRNQQTADTTSSVPAPKTTDPPSALPSVSSLPSTTSCTALLPSASQHTATLPSLSQPGDLSSSPLSQLSSSLSSHQSSLSSAQAALSSSTPHTHNSMESAPSLQSSAAFSTAATSTSSTPPSGVSLPGSISTASSLCLGGTTVNTVSSNTTRAAPLVTSGKAPPNLPQGVPPLLHNQYLMGPGGLLPAYPIYGYDELQMLQSRLPMDYYGIPFAAPTALASRDGSLTNNPYSGDVTKFGRGDSASPAPPTTLAQPQQSQSQTHHTAQQPFLNPALPPGYSYTGLPYYTGVPSAFQYGPTMFVSPASAKQHGVNLSTPTTPFQQASGYGQHSYSTGYDDLTQGTAAGDYTKGGYGGSSQAPNKSTGSGPGKGVSVSSSTTGLPDMTGSVYKTQTFDKQGFHAGTPPPFSLPSALGSTGPLAPGAAPGYAPPPFLHILPAHQQPHSQLLHHHLPQDTQNGSGQRSQPSSLQPKSQASKPTYGNSPYWTN, from the exons ATGACCGCTGCCGAGGTGCTCGGGAAAAAACACAGATTTCAACAACACAGGCGACACAACCACAGAAACAAGT TACAGGCAACAGCTGAACAAATGCGTCTTGCTCAAGTGATCTTTGATAAGAATGATTCAGATTTTGAAGCTAAAGTTAAACAGCTTATGGAAGTGACTGGGAAAAATCCGGATGAATGCATAGTGGCCCTACATGATTGTAATGGAGACGTGAACAAGGCTATTAATATATTGCTGGAAGGTAATTCAGATACGACTTCATGGGAGACTGTAGGGggtaagaaaaagaattttggtaaggaaatttcagaaaacaaagagaacagagagaagaaaattgaaagagaTGCAAGTCGTGGACGGGTAAACAACATACGAAAAGGAAGAGGTGGCAATCGTGGCAGAGAGTACTTTAGAGGTGAAGAGAATGGGATTGATTCTAATCAAGGGGACAAACCTTCAGACCGTGGCAAAAGAGCCCGTAATAAAGGATATGGACGTGGCAGAGGGAGAGGAATAGGAAGATTCTCAGCCCAAAGCATGGGGACATTTAATCCTGCAGACTATTCAGATTCTACATCTACAGATGGGTGTGGGACAAAACTAGTAGTTTGGGAAGCTACTCAGAATGGTGCAGAAGAGGGACCTGATGCCTGGAAGAATTCTGTGGAGGAGTGGCCAACAGAGGACTGGAATGAAGATCTCTCTGAAACAAAGGTTTTCACTGCCTCATCTGTTCCAGCAGAGAATCATGTCACACCTACACAAAGCATTGATCTAGTATCCTTGCTCCAGAAGCCTGTCCCTCCCAGTCAAGCCTCAGATGTCAACTCCTTTGAAACCTCCCAACAGCAGGGCTTTGGCCAAGCTCTTGTCTTCACAAATTCTCAACACAACAATCAGATGGCACCAGGAACTGGTAGCTCCACTGCTGCCAATTCCTATTCTCCTCAGAGTCTGTCATCTGTCCTTGGCTCAGGATTTGGAGAGCTTGCTCCATCAAAAATGCCAAATATCACAAATTCCCAGATTTTGGACCATTTAAAAGCTCCAAGTTTGGGACAATTTGCCACCACTCTGAATTCACAGCAGAATAATACGAGTCCCCCCAAAACTACTACTTCATGGGACCTCAAGCCCTCGGCATCCAAGGCCTCTGTTCTCAGTCATTTTGATTTCAAATCTCAGCCTGAGCCATCCCCAGTTCTTAGTCAAATGAACCAGCGACAGCAGCACCAGACCCAGGCAGTTAGCATTTCTACTCCTGGTTTGGAGTCCTTTTCTTCCCAGTCAAAACACCGAGAATCAGCACCTGGGGACAGTATCTCTGCTATGAACAAACTTTTGCAGCTCCCTAACATGGCTGTTGAAAATATTGCTGTGTCTGCCCACCAACCACAGCCCAAACACATTAAACTCCCTAAGCGACGGATGCCTCCAGCTTCTAAGAATCCAGCTACTGCAGTGGAGATGCCTGGTTCAGCAGATGTCACAGGACTAAATGTTCAGTTCGGAGCCCTGGAATTTGGATCAGAACCTTCTCTCTGTGAATTTGGATCAGCTCCAAGCAGTGAAAATAGTAATCAGATTCCCATCAGCTTGTATTCCAAGTCTTTAAGTGATCCTTTGAATACCTCTTTACCGATGACCAGTGCTGTACAGAACTCCACGTACACAACTTCAGTCATTACCTCTTCCAGTCTGACCAGCTCATCCCTCAGCTCCACTAGTCCAGTAACAACATCTTCCTCCTATGACCAGAGTTCTGTGCACAATAGGATCGTATATCAAAGCTCTGTGAGTCCATCAGAGTCAGCACCAGGAACCGATACAAATGGGCATGGCGGTGGTCGAAATCAGCAGACAGCAGACACTACTTCATCCGTTCCAGCTCCAAAGACAACAGACCCTCCTTCTGCCCTCCCATCTGTGAGCTCCCTGCCCAGCACCACCTCCTGCACTGCGCTTCTGCCCTCTGCATCCCAGCACACTGCCACTTTGCCCTCCTTGTCCCAGCCTGGTGACCTGTCCAGCAGCCCCCTCTCTCAGCTTAGCAGTTCACTCTCCAGTCACCAGAGCAGCCTCTCCTCTGCGCAGGCAGCACTGTCCTCGagcacaccacatacacacaacagCATGGAGAGTGCCCCTTCCCTGCAGTCCTCAGCTGCTTTCTCCACAGCAGCAACCTCCACCTCAAGCACCCCACCCTCAGGTGTCAGCCTGCCTGGCAGCATAAGCACAGCAAGTAGCCTCTGCCTGGGAGGGACCACTGTGAACACAGTCAGCAGCAATACGACGAGGGCTGCACCGTTGGTGACCTCAGGCAAAGCACCCCCAAACCTCCCTCAGGGGGTGCCTCCATTGCTGCACAACCAGTACCTCATGGGCCCTGGAGGACTGCTACCTGCCTACCCGATCTACGGGTATGATGAGCTCCAGATGCTTCAGTCACGGCTGCCTATGGATTACTATGGAATTCCCTTTGCTGCACCCACAGCCCTTGCCAGCCGAGATGGGAGCCTAACTAATAATCCATATTCAGGTGATGTCACAAAGTTTGGCCGAGGTGACTCTGCATCCCCTGCACCCCCCACCACGCTAGCTCAGCCACAGCAGAGCCAATCCCAGACCCACCACACAGCCCAGCAGCCCTTTTTGAATCCCGCTCTTCCACCTGGCTACAGCTACACTGGCCTCCCCTACTACACAGGCGTGCCCAGTGCCTTCCAATATGGGCCCACCATGTTTGTCTCTCCAGCATCAGCCAAGCAACATGGTGTGAACCTCAGCACCCCCACCACCCCTTTCCAACAGGCCAGTGGTTATGGCCAGCACAGCTACAGCACAGGTTATGATGACCTGACCCAGGGAACAGCAGCAGGAGACTACACCAAGGGTGGCTATGGTGGATCATCACAGGCACCAAACAAGTCTACAGGTTCTGGGCCTGGGAAAGGAGTATCCGTATCTTCAAGTACCACTGGCCTGCCTGATATGACTGGTTCTGTCTACAAAACACAGACTTTTGACAAGCAGGGATTTCATGCAGGGACCCCTCCACCTTTCAGCCTGCCTTCGGCCTTGGGTTCAACTGGACCTCTGGCACCTGGAGCAGCCCCTGGCTATGCTCCGCCACCATTCTTGCACATCCTGCCAGCCCACCAGCAGCCACACTCACAGCTGCTGCACCACCACCTTCCCCAGGACACTCAGAATGGTTCAGGTCAACGCAGccagcccagctccctgcagccCAAGTCTCAagcctccaaacccacctatggcAACTCTCCATACTGGACAAACTAG